One genomic segment of Sminthopsis crassicaudata isolate SCR6 chromosome 4, ASM4859323v1, whole genome shotgun sequence includes these proteins:
- the SPATA32 gene encoding spermatogenesis-associated protein 32 isoform X5: MGVTGVNGFPCCSKKSVEVVETHEDFQEDSDPQPEPVEDETELLDDTLDLEAEQDLDSESELMSELEPEPRLLPESESELDEEDPVPVNVFVQTSNLAFNLAPKNAPAGPRVNVQIQTAVGPKGTLELSISHEPRNPEPAPVKDSGSHTFRSVFVQTSKHLFRTEQVIPEADAKQPADAGRHPFPMRDWPFQKPRGTGSKESLLSGNKMLMEDIRVQTSHPSLGIEGYPPQTPVQALLPEKAIAEVQSISSPNFSAKFSEPLDFRMFDSRPTSASLPPALVSSTSTSRNSSSTELVVDSQALVVCQSPSGLRMGSRSPMTQGSTTDLSVATEQPASPPPLLKPPEAGEPQKSVGQEFALKSGYTLNMAKSPAERAAMEGEVNRLQSASLAPIPSAPWKEWSPTDDQEIHSDTEMVQLDPRCLEPEVGEDQADLTPNMKKESLASWITQQARARPATEAKSQSIDSPITNRRRDLSSLFAPVDIPAEYEHPLTSRQVAAFQDVFQLFKPGSQGKLDMRSMKGALRTLGIQLSPQEVCEALRRADLDGDGAVDFEDFLGILTDNHRFAQCMELLSHVSNCVWVPEASPAHHIRPPPFPPALFLLRAPRSTQKHLVCHFSHPRLFIVSHSIWRVHQWSLSNPSPSSHAHPAIRFMPLLLPA; encoded by the exons ATGGGGGTGACAG GTGTCAACGGGTTTCCTTGTTGCAGTAAGAAGTCTGTAGAGGTCGTGGAGACACA TGAGGACTTTCAGGAGGACTCTGATCCCCAGCCTGAGCCTGTGGAAGATGAGACCGAG CTGTTAGATGACACCCTTGACCTGGAAGCAGAGCAGGACCTGGACTCGGAGTCTGAGTTGATGTCCGAACTGGAGCCAGAGCCTCGGTTGCTCCCGGAGTCGGAGTCGGAGCTGGATGAAGAAGACCCCGTCCCAGTCAACGTCTTTGTTCAAACCTCCAATCTGGCATTCAACCTGGCCCCGAAGAACGCGCCGGCGGGGCCCAGAGTAAATGTCCAGATCCAGACGGCCGTGGGGCCCAAGGGCACGCTGGAGCTCAGCATTTCCCACGAGCCCCGGAACCCGGAGCCCGCGCCAGTGAAGGACAGCGGGAGCCACACCTTCCGGTCGGTCTTCGTGCAGACCTCCAAGCACCTCTTCCGGACGGAGCAGGTGATTCCGGAGGCGGACGCCAAGCAGCCGGCGGACGCGGGGCGCCACCCGTTCCCCATGCGGGACTGGCCCTTCCAGAAGCCGCGAGGCACGGGCTCCAAGGAAAGCCTGCTGTCCGGCAACAAGATGCTCATGGAGGACATCCGAGTGCAGACCTCCCACCCGAGCCTGGGCATCGAAGGCTACCCGCCGCAGACCCCCGTGCAAGCGCTGCTGCCAGAAAAGGCGATCGCAGAGGTCCAGTCCATCTCCTCCCCGAACTTCTCGGCCAAATTCTCGGAGCCGCTGGACTTCAGGATGTTCGACTCCCGCCCGACCTCGGCCAGCCTCCCCCCCGCGCTGGTTTCCAGCACCTCGACTTCCCGCAACTCCTCCTCCACGGAGCTCGTGGTGGATTCCCAGGCGCTGGTGGTCTGCCAGTCTCCCTCGGGGCTGAGAATGGGCTCGAGGTCACCCATGACCCAGGGGTCGACCACAGACCTGTCCGTAGCCACCGAGCAGCCCGCCTCGCCCCCGCCCCTCCTGAAGCCACCGGAAGCGGGGGAGCCTCAGAAGTCGGTGGGCCAGGAGTTCGCCCTGAAGTCAGGCTATACCCTGAACATGGCCAAGTCCCCGGCGGAGAGGGCCGCCATGGAGGGGGAGGTCAACCGCCTGCAGTCCGCCTCCTTAGCCCCGATCCCGTCGGCGCCCTGGAAAGA GTGGTCACCAACAGACGACCAGGAGATCCACagtgacacagaaatggtacag CTGGACCCAAGGTGCTTGGAGCCTGAGGTGGGGGAAGACCAGGCAGATCTAACCCCCAACATGAAGAAGGAGTCTCTGGCCTCCTGGATCACCCAACAGGCTCGGGCGAGGCCTGCGACAGAAGCCAAGTCTCAGAG CATTGACAGCCCTATTACCAATAGGAGACGGGATCTCTCTAGCCTCTTTGCACCAGTGGACATTCCTGCTGAGTATGAGCATCCCCTGACCTCTAGGCAGGTGGCAG CCTTCCAGGATGTCTTCCAACTGTTTAAACCGGGCTCCCAGGGCAAGCTGGACATGCGGAGCATGAAGGGGGCACTACGGACCCTTGGCATCCAGTTGAGCCCTCAAGAAGTGTGTGAGGCCCTGAGGCGGGCCGACCTGGACG GTGACGGGGCCGTTGACTTTGAAGACTTCCTTGGGATCCTGACAGACAATCACCGCTTTGCCCAGTGTATGG AGCTCCTGTCCCATGTCTCCAACTGCGTATGGGTCCCAGAGGCATCTCCAGCTCACCATATCCGACCCCCCCCCTTCCCACCTGCCCTATTTTTGTTGCGAGCGCCACGATCCACGCAGAAGCATCTGGTTTGCCATTTCAGTCATCCTCGTCTCTTCATTGTCTCTCACTCCATTTGGCGAGTCCATCAGTGGAGTCTCTCAAATCCATCCCCTTCCTCTCATGCCCATCCGGCCATCAGGTTCATGCCTTTATTGCTTCCTGCCTAA